TTAAAACACAAGGCCTTATTAATATTTCTTTTTACCTCTGTTTATTGTACTGCTCAACCAGATACAAACACAATTTTATTTACTGATGAGTACAAATTAAGTTGGGAAGATTTTACTGGATCGCCTCAATTAAATAGTATCAACTCAGCTAATTCCTTTACTGGAGTTGATCTCAAAATGGAACAAAAGAATAACTCTTTGATAATCAATACTTTTTCCTTTTTCAAACGAGATAAGTCATGGGTGAAAACGGAATCCAAAAAGGAATCACTTTTAAGACATGAACAATTACATTTCGATATTACAGAGCTATATGCACGAAAATTCAGGAAGAAACTAGTTGAATACAAGCTTACCATCAAGAATGTGCAGTCTAAACTAAAACCACTATTTCAAGATTACTTAGACCAGCTTTGGAAAGAGCAAAAGAAATATGATAGAGAGACTAACCATCACATAAACACTAAAAAGCAATTAGAATGGGAATCACGTATTAAAATCGAATTAGATGAATACAAAGGGTTTAAAACTTCAGAAGTTCAAATAATATTAGACAAATAATCGTCATTAAAAGCCATATAAATCTCACGCTATATACTATCCTACTATTTATTGGTTCCTTTAGCCATGCTTACGGCCAAGATAACTGTACGCCTAGTTCCATTTGCTTCACTCCCCAAGAAAAAATAGTGTATCAAATATATTACAATTGGGGATTCGTCTGGGTTTCATCTGGAGAATGCCACTTTAACACGTACCTAGATAATAACCAATTTCATTTTGTTGCATATGGCTTCACTTACAAGAAATACGATTGGCTTTACAAAGTAAGAGACACATACGAGTCGTGGACAAACATGACCTCATTGGCGCCTTATCGATTTAATAGAGAGGTTTCAGAAGGAGGGACTATGTATTCAAACCATTACGAATTCGACTACGTCAATTCAAAAATCTATTCTACTTCAAGTAAAGAAGGAGTACAAAACCCTATCGATACACTCAATCTATCAGAATGCATATTTGATGCAGTCTCTTTAATTTACTACACTCGCACAATCAACTTCGATAATTACAAAGAAGGAGACTTAGTACCCTTAAAAGTCATTTTAGATGGTGAAGTTTTCGAGACGCACATAAAATATTTAGGGAAAGAGAAAATTAAATTAAAAGGCGACAGAGTGTTTAATACAATTAAGTTTAGCACACTACTAATAGAAGGAAGTATTTTTAAAGGAGAAGAGGATATGAACGTTTGGGTTACCGACGATAAAAACCGCCTACCTGTTAGGATTGAGGCTGAAATATTAGTGGGCTCCATTAATGCCGTATTGTTAAAAGAGTCGGGACTAACCTATCCTTTAATCTCGGAAATTATAGAATAAAAAAAGCGATATGCCAATGGCATATCGCTTTTAATTCTGTTTTAGCTACTTACAACTTTCCTGAAAGTTC
This is a stretch of genomic DNA from Flavobacteriales bacterium. It encodes these proteins:
- a CDS encoding DUF922 domain-containing protein, which gives rise to MSGFKTISKSMLLKHKALLIFLFTSVYCTAQPDTNTILFTDEYKLSWEDFTGSPQLNSINSANSFTGVDLKMEQKNNSLIINTFSFFKRDKSWVKTESKKESLLRHEQLHFDITELYARKFRKKLVEYKLTIKNVQSKLKPLFQDYLDQLWKEQKKYDRETNHHINTKKQLEWESRIKIELDEYKGFKTSEVQIILDK
- a CDS encoding DUF3108 domain-containing protein encodes the protein MRQIIVIKSHINLTLYTILLFIGSFSHAYGQDNCTPSSICFTPQEKIVYQIYYNWGFVWVSSGECHFNTYLDNNQFHFVAYGFTYKKYDWLYKVRDTYESWTNMTSLAPYRFNREVSEGGTMYSNHYEFDYVNSKIYSTSSKEGVQNPIDTLNLSECIFDAVSLIYYTRTINFDNYKEGDLVPLKVILDGEVFETHIKYLGKEKIKLKGDRVFNTIKFSTLLIEGSIFKGEEDMNVWVTDDKNRLPVRIEAEILVGSINAVLLKESGLTYPLISEIIE